A region from the Deinococcus sp. QL22 genome encodes:
- the allE gene encoding (S)-ureidoglycine aminohydrolase, whose protein sequence is MKHLGHTRSSLQQSHAVITPETFVRTALAEWPGSAIVLHIAPVIGLRARFVQFTAEMPQGAQANQSAHGYQRFAFVLDGEIEVSIDGETRRLGPSDYVFAPARTAHTLTATQPTRLAVFEKPYEAAVGQAAPDVVWGNEHENPGYAFEGDDHLMARKLLPDDARFDFMMSTMSFAPGASLPYSEIHYMEHGLLMLEGEGLYKLQDTYYPVGTGDVIWMGTYCPQWYGALGRSWSKYLLYKDMNRHPLAMLGTGLE, encoded by the coding sequence ATGAAACACCTCGGCCACACCCGCAGCAGCCTGCAACAGTCGCACGCTGTCATCACGCCCGAAACGTTCGTTCGCACGGCGCTGGCCGAGTGGCCCGGCAGCGCGATTGTTCTACATATTGCCCCGGTGATCGGCCTCCGCGCCCGCTTCGTGCAGTTCACTGCCGAGATGCCGCAGGGCGCGCAGGCCAACCAATCCGCACACGGTTACCAACGCTTTGCCTTCGTGCTGGACGGTGAAATTGAGGTGAGCATAGACGGGGAAACGCGCAGGCTAGGGCCGTCCGACTATGTGTTTGCCCCGGCACGGACGGCGCATACGCTGACCGCCACACAGCCCACGCGCCTTGCCGTGTTTGAAAAACCGTATGAGGCCGCAGTAGGGCAAGCCGCGCCGGACGTGGTATGGGGTAATGAGCACGAAAATCCCGGTTACGCCTTCGAGGGCGACGACCACCTGATGGCCCGCAAACTGCTACCCGACGACGCCCGCTTCGACTTCATGATGTCCACCATGAGCTTCGCCCCCGGCGCGAGCCTCCCTTATTCCGAGATTCATTACATGGAACACGGCCTGCTGATGCTGGAAGGCGAGGGTTTGTATAAATTGCAGGACACCTATTACCCCGTAGGCACAGGTGACGTGATCTGGATGGGCACGTATTGCCCTCAGTGGTACGGTGCATTGGGCCGAAGCTGGAGCAAATATCTGCTTTATAAAGATATGAACCGTCATCCGTTGGCGATGTTGGGGACGGGACTGGAGTAG
- a CDS encoding malate synthase A encodes MTPPSPIPAESIRLSPLAHQLASRLHTALRARWDALPINTESPLPPEYTAAPIPADLLGRRAELIVEASDVHALRQALASDADAVVIDFDDTFAPTQANVQAAYDALAWATQTEKPLLARPRALYAVEEGLNFDGPGIASLCDLAATVAARPQQPLHLYIPKLETVAEAKFWEDALALAETELELAPNSIRVCLQIETFSGVLHADALLYVLRGRAYGLNAGRWDYVFSLTKFVGKKSAAMPPRAELGMDVDAMRAYAEALVRVCQRRNAAAIGGSAAVAPDAANPQSTLDTVQADKRREAMQGFTAAWAGLPQLLGAVRAGFEGRSAEPLPPELPERTRERLLNLPAARPLPLETVQDTIGLALDVFKAWYVGSGVLVRGGRIEDTATAELARAQLWQWVSCGAEMEGGERLTPERYLQERRAQVDDSAPEARFLDHLVLNEICIPYFPRAAQQLMEGSA; translated from the coding sequence ATGACTCCGCCCAGTCCAATTCCAGCCGAATCCATCCGACTTTCACCACTGGCGCACCAGTTGGCCTCGCGCCTGCATACCGCGCTGCGTGCCCGCTGGGACGCACTTCCTATCAACACTGAGTCGCCTCTGCCGCCCGAATACACCGCCGCGCCAATTCCCGCCGACTTGCTGGGCCGCCGCGCCGAACTGATCGTGGAGGCCTCGGATGTGCACGCACTGCGGCAAGCTTTGGCTTCGGATGCAGACGCGGTGGTGATCGATTTTGACGACACGTTTGCCCCCACGCAGGCCAATGTGCAGGCGGCTTATGACGCTCTGGCTTGGGCCACCCAAACCGAAAAACCGCTGCTGGCGCGGCCCCGTGCGTTGTATGCGGTGGAGGAAGGGCTGAACTTTGACGGCCCCGGAATCGCCAGCCTGTGCGATCTGGCCGCCACTGTGGCGGCGCGCCCCCAGCAACCGCTTCACCTGTATATTCCCAAGCTGGAAACGGTGGCCGAGGCGAAATTTTGGGAAGACGCGCTGGCATTGGCCGAAACGGAACTGGAGTTGGCCCCCAATTCTATCCGGGTGTGCCTGCAAATAGAGACGTTTTCAGGTGTGCTGCACGCCGACGCCCTGCTGTACGTCCTGCGCGGGCGAGCCTACGGCCTGAACGCGGGGCGCTGGGACTACGTCTTCAGTTTGACCAAATTTGTGGGAAAAAAAAGTGCGGCCATGCCGCCCCGCGCCGAGTTGGGCATGGACGTGGACGCGATGCGGGCCTATGCCGAAGCCTTGGTTCGCGTGTGCCAGCGCCGTAACGCAGCGGCGATTGGCGGAAGCGCCGCCGTTGCGCCCGATGCAGCCAACCCGCAATCCACGCTGGACACTGTGCAGGCTGACAAACGCCGCGAAGCCATGCAGGGGTTCACAGCAGCCTGGGCTGGACTTCCGCAACTGCTGGGCGCGGTGCGGGCAGGCTTTGAGGGCAGAAGCGCCGAGCCGCTGCCCCCCGAATTGCCAGAGCGCACGCGGGAGCGGTTGCTAAATCTACCCGCCGCCCGTCCGCTGCCGCTAGAGACTGTGCAGGACACGATTGGACTGGCGCTAGATGTATTTAAGGCATGGTATGTGGGAAGTGGTGTGCTGGTGCGTGGGGGCCGAATCGAGGACACTGCCACCGCAGAACTGGCCCGCGCCCAACTGTGGCAGTGGGTGAGCTGCGGCGCAGAAATGGAAGGGGGCGAACGCCTGACGCCGGAGCGATATCTGCAAGAACGCCGCGCCCAAGTCGATGATTCTGCGCCAGAAGCCAGATTCCTCGATCATCTGGTCTTGAACGAAATCTGCATTCCCTATTTCCCCCGTGCAGCACAGCAATTAATGGAGGGCTCAGCATGA
- a CDS encoding VWA domain-containing protein, with amino-acid sequence MTALTAGQRLPLSTLGVGSSFTVQVNCTLGGTDITAFGLKDGQLSDDRYMVFFNQPKSPEGALALTAQGVDTAFSVNLAALPADITEVYFTATHDTTPVGQAGALSVTLGSATFDVKPHLKAEKAVMLVRLYRHQGDWRLATIAQGFDGGLDALVRHFGGEVAEASASAAPPAPAAAPVNLKKERQRVLLEKAEREQPQLVSLIKAASVSLEKRGLGEAQYRVNLVLDISGSMYDEYRSGSVQALAERALALASRLDDDGEVEVYLFGLKAHRKGSLSLGNVAGFVARMDIKLEGGTHYSPVMTLIRDDARAEGHRLPTLVLFITDGGTSNRPAVVKQMMEAAHEPIFWKFMGIEAGRVDFDFLEKLDDLKGRRVDNADFFRVPAPIRIPDGELFELLVNELDSWQRDAKAQGILT; translated from the coding sequence ATGACCGCGCTCACGGCGGGTCAGCGGCTTCCGCTAAGCACTCTGGGCGTCGGCTCCAGCTTCACGGTACAGGTCAATTGCACCCTTGGCGGCACCGACATCACTGCCTTTGGCCTGAAGGATGGCCAGCTGTCCGATGACCGATACATGGTGTTTTTTAACCAGCCCAAGAGTCCAGAAGGGGCATTGGCGCTGACCGCTCAGGGCGTGGATACGGCCTTCAGCGTCAATTTGGCGGCCCTGCCCGCCGACATTACCGAGGTCTATTTCACCGCCACGCACGACACGACTCCGGTGGGCCAAGCCGGGGCTTTGTCAGTCACTTTGGGCAGCGCCACTTTCGATGTGAAGCCGCACCTGAAGGCCGAAAAAGCCGTGATGCTGGTGCGGCTGTACCGCCATCAGGGCGACTGGCGTTTGGCGACCATTGCGCAGGGATTCGACGGCGGCCTGGACGCGTTGGTGCGACATTTTGGCGGAGAAGTGGCCGAAGCTTCCGCGTCTGCTGCCCCGCCTGCTCCCGCCGCCGCCCCGGTCAACCTCAAAAAAGAGCGTCAGCGCGTACTGCTGGAAAAGGCCGAGCGCGAGCAACCGCAACTGGTGAGCCTGATCAAAGCTGCCTCCGTGAGTCTGGAAAAACGCGGCCTCGGAGAAGCGCAGTACCGGGTGAATCTGGTGCTGGACATCAGCGGCAGCATGTACGACGAGTACCGCTCCGGGTCGGTGCAGGCCCTTGCCGAGCGGGCTTTGGCACTAGCCTCGCGTCTTGACGACGATGGAGAAGTCGAAGTGTACCTGTTCGGCCTCAAGGCGCACCGCAAAGGCTCCTTGTCGCTGGGCAACGTGGCCGGATTCGTGGCCCGCATGGACATCAAGCTGGAAGGCGGCACCCATTACAGCCCAGTGATGACGCTGATCCGTGACGACGCCCGCGCGGAAGGCCACCGCCTACCCACGCTGGTGCTGTTCATCACCGATGGCGGCACGTCTAACCGCCCCGCCGTCGTCAAGCAGATGATGGAAGCTGCCCACGAGCCGATTTTCTGGAAATTCATGGGCATCGAAGCGGGCCGCGTGGACTTTGATTTTCTGGAAAAGCTGGACGACCTGAAGGGCAGGCGTGTAGACAATGCTGACTTTTTCCGCGTGCCCGCCCCTATTCGTATTCCAGACGGCGAACTTTTTGAACTGCTGGTGAATGAACTCGATTCGTGGCAACGCGACGCCAAAGCGCAAGGTATTCTGACCTGA
- a CDS encoding allantoate amidohydrolase produces the protein MTTTQPDLTQTVLDACHTLAGFTTTPGSITRLFLTPPMHDVHAFLEDWARRLGMTSRVDAAGNLRCRWEGTEPNAPTLYLGSHLDTVPNAGAYDGILGVVLGFALVETLSGTRLPFALEVQGFSEEEGVRYGASFFGSLALLGTAGPMLDLRDAGSQTLRDALTEFGLDAEALPSAEIIGETLGFFEIHIEQGPVLEAAGQSVGIVEAIAGQSRLDLTFTGRASHAGTTPMPLRRDALAAAARFVVAAEELARSTPGLVATVGMMDVKPGAGNVIPGEVRCSLDIRHAHDEVRLAALPELLDSAKQFASERGVTVTVMPKMEVQATPMHLQFRALLHQAASDVGLPHPELVSGAGHDAMVMAARMPSAMLFVRSPGGLSHHPDEAVLAEDVTDALALGERFLHLLAAQSGSTGGKHGL, from the coding sequence ATGACCACCACCCAACCAGACCTGACCCAGACCGTACTGGACGCCTGCCACACGCTGGCCGGATTCACCACCACGCCCGGCAGCATCACGCGCCTGTTTCTGACACCACCCATGCATGATGTTCACGCCTTTCTGGAGGATTGGGCCCGGCGCTTGGGCATGACCAGCCGTGTGGACGCCGCCGGAAACCTGCGCTGCCGCTGGGAAGGAACTGAGCCGAACGCGCCCACGCTGTATCTGGGATCGCATCTGGACACCGTGCCGAACGCCGGAGCCTATGACGGCATTCTGGGCGTGGTACTGGGGTTCGCGCTGGTGGAAACGTTGAGCGGTACGCGGTTGCCGTTTGCGCTGGAGGTTCAGGGCTTTTCGGAGGAGGAAGGCGTGCGTTACGGTGCGTCGTTTTTTGGCAGTCTGGCACTGTTGGGAACGGCGGGGCCGATGTTGGATTTACGCGACGCAGGCAGCCAAACTTTGCGCGATGCACTGACCGAATTCGGGTTGGATGCCGAGGCCTTGCCATCTGCCGAAATCATCGGGGAGACGCTGGGATTCTTTGAAATTCATATCGAGCAGGGGCCAGTGCTGGAAGCGGCGGGCCAGAGCGTCGGAATTGTAGAAGCGATTGCGGGACAGAGCCGACTTGACTTGACCTTTACGGGCCGAGCCTCGCACGCCGGAACCACGCCGATGCCGCTGCGACGGGACGCTTTGGCCGCCGCCGCCCGCTTCGTGGTGGCCGCCGAGGAGTTGGCACGCAGCACACCCGGATTGGTCGCCACAGTCGGCATGATGGACGTGAAGCCCGGTGCTGGCAACGTGATTCCCGGCGAGGTGCGCTGTTCGCTCGACATCCGCCACGCCCACGACGAGGTACGGTTGGCGGCGTTGCCGGAACTGCTGGATTCGGCTAAACAATTTGCCAGTGAGCGCGGCGTCACGGTGACGGTCATGCCGAAAATGGAAGTTCAGGCCACGCCGATGCACCTGCAGTTTCGGGCGCTGCTGCATCAGGCGGCGTCAGACGTGGGTTTGCCGCACCCCGAACTCGTGAGCGGTGCGGGCCATGACGCGATGGTGATGGCCGCCCGGATGCCCTCTGCCATGCTGTTCGTGCGCTCGCCGGGCGGCCTGAGCCACCACCCCGACGAGGCAGTGTTAGCAGAAGATGTAACCGATGCTTTGGCGCTAGGCGAGCGCTTCTTGCATCTGCTGGCGGCGCAATCTGGCAGCACAGGGGGCAAGCATGGGCTTTGA
- a CDS encoding allantoinase: MGFDLIVRGGTLVTAQGERRADFAVEGGQIVALADELLDGAAHTLDASGLHLFPGGLDAHVHLNEPGRTHWEGFETGTRALAAGGATSFFDMPLNSSPPVLDAATFEAKRAVAEAKSLLDFGLWGGLTPQNVDQMDELAGAGVIGFKAFMSHSGLDEFPAVDDVTLYEGLKAAKRLGLPLATHAESDGFTRRLTELARAGGASSARDYLNSRPVVTELEAVQRALLYAQELDAPLHLVHLSSGQAVALAVEAKARGVDVSTETCPHYLHFTDADVERIGAALKCAPPLRPQAVQDDLWAALLRGEIDIIGSDHSPAPPDLKTSDDFFALWGGISGAQSTLNVLLTDGYGQRGLAMGAISAMTALNPARRFNLPQKGELRIGTDADFALVNLGHRWTLEHTDLHDRWQQNPYVGTSFGGQVQATYLRGHAVYQNGQFDNQVRSRLLTPHIQGVL; this comes from the coding sequence ATGGGCTTTGATCTGATCGTTCGGGGCGGCACCCTCGTCACGGCACAGGGCGAACGTCGGGCAGATTTCGCGGTGGAAGGCGGGCAAATCGTTGCCCTTGCCGATGAGCTTCTGGACGGGGCCGCGCATACGCTGGACGCGTCCGGCCTGCACCTGTTTCCCGGCGGACTGGACGCTCATGTGCACTTGAACGAGCCGGGACGCACCCACTGGGAAGGCTTCGAGACCGGCACGCGGGCACTGGCAGCGGGCGGAGCCACCAGTTTTTTCGATATGCCACTCAATTCCTCGCCCCCGGTGCTGGACGCGGCCACGTTTGAAGCCAAACGCGCCGTAGCCGAGGCCAAATCGCTGCTGGATTTTGGACTGTGGGGTGGCCTGACTCCCCAAAATGTAGACCAGATGGACGAACTGGCGGGGGCGGGCGTCATCGGATTCAAGGCGTTTATGAGTCACAGCGGGCTGGATGAATTTCCGGCGGTGGATGACGTGACGCTGTACGAGGGCCTGAAGGCCGCCAAGCGCCTCGGCCTCCCCCTCGCCACCCACGCCGAGAGCGACGGCTTTACGCGCCGCCTGACCGAGTTGGCCCGCGCTGGGGGGGCTTCCTCGGCCCGCGACTATCTGAATTCGCGCCCGGTGGTAACGGAACTGGAAGCTGTACAACGCGCCCTGCTCTACGCGCAGGAGTTGGATGCGCCGCTGCACTTGGTTCACCTCAGCAGCGGGCAGGCGGTGGCCTTGGCCGTCGAAGCCAAAGCGCGGGGCGTGGACGTGAGCACCGAAACTTGCCCCCATTACCTGCATTTCACCGACGCAGACGTGGAACGCATCGGGGCGGCCCTGAAGTGTGCGCCACCGCTGCGCCCGCAGGCGGTACAGGACGACTTGTGGGCTGCCTTACTGCGCGGCGAAATAGACATCATCGGTTCCGACCACTCCCCCGCCCCGCCCGATTTGAAAACCAGTGACGACTTTTTCGCCTTGTGGGGCGGCATCAGCGGCGCACAGAGTACGCTGAATGTGTTGCTGACCGATGGATACGGGCAGCGCGGTTTGGCTATGGGGGCCATTTCGGCCATGACCGCTCTAAACCCGGCGCGGCGGTTCAATCTGCCCCAAAAAGGTGAACTCCGCATAGGCACAGACGCCGATTTTGCCTTGGTCAATTTGGGCCACCGCTGGACACTGGAACATACCGATTTGCATGACCGCTGGCAGCAAAATCCGTATGTCGGCACTTCGTTTGGGGGCCAAGTTCAAGCGACGTATCTACGGGGCCACGCGGTTTACCAGAATGGGCAGTTTGACAACCAGGTCAGAAGCAGGCTATTAACACCGCATATTCAAGGAGTCCTATGA
- a CDS encoding glycerate kinase, whose product MPAPIADPRALLDATYRAALRATDAGDLVRTRLLQPGSTPPVLIAAFGKASLRMLDATLSVFPESRFLALAPDGLHISPAVQSALNRGQGELHFARHPVPDERGVLGARRLLERVNGLQPGAELLVLVSGGGSALLCAPWGVTLEQKQALTQDLLASGASIHDLNTVRKHLSRVKGGQLAQAALGRGASVTALLLSDVIGDDPSVIASGPTVPDLTTFADALAVLDRFGLGHPAAREHLQRGINGKLPDTPKSGPAFARVHTEVIGSNRLLLNAAAAHLESQGVRAVILGDSFGGEARDLAALHAAIVRGVYGSGTSAPPPVALISGGEATVTLGLHPGVGGRNQEFALTLLLELEGRNRNLWGLSAGSDGIDGASAAAGAFLSPDSLQRARALGLNPAVALYRHDSGSFFSALGDALNTGPTGQNLNDLRVLLAL is encoded by the coding sequence ATGCCAGCGCCCATTGCCGATCCCCGCGCCCTGCTGGACGCCACCTACCGCGCGGCACTGCGGGCCACCGACGCAGGCGACCTGGTGCGGACGCGGTTGCTTCAACCCGGTTCCACGCCCCCGGTCCTTATCGCCGCATTCGGCAAAGCCAGCCTGCGGATGCTGGACGCGACTCTGTCAGTCTTTCCAGAATCGCGGTTTCTAGCCCTCGCGCCAGACGGCCTGCACATCAGCCCAGCCGTGCAATCCGCTCTGAATCGGGGTCAAGGCGAACTCCACTTCGCCCGCCATCCTGTTCCCGATGAACGAGGTGTGCTTGGGGCGAGGCGGTTGCTGGAACGGGTAAACGGGTTGCAGCCTGGCGCAGAACTCCTGGTCTTGGTTTCAGGCGGCGGAAGTGCGCTGCTGTGTGCGCCCTGGGGCGTGACGTTAGAGCAAAAGCAGGCGTTGACGCAGGATTTACTGGCATCTGGCGCAAGCATTCATGACCTGAATACCGTTCGCAAACACCTCTCCCGTGTCAAGGGCGGGCAGTTGGCGCAGGCGGCTCTGGGGCGCGGCGCGTCCGTCACCGCCCTCCTCCTCTCCGATGTGATCGGGGATGATCCCAGCGTCATCGCGTCCGGCCCCACCGTGCCCGATTTGACAACGTTTGCCGACGCATTGGCCGTGCTGGACAGATTTGGTCTGGGTCATCCGGCAGCGCGGGAGCATCTGCAACGCGGCATAAACGGAAAATTGCCTGACACGCCCAAATCCGGCCCCGCTTTTGCCCGCGTTCACACAGAAGTCATCGGCTCCAATCGCCTGCTTCTGAATGCGGCGGCGGCTCACCTGGAATCTCAAGGCGTGCGGGCCGTCATTCTAGGCGATTCCTTCGGTGGCGAGGCCCGCGACCTGGCCGCCCTCCATGCCGCCATTGTTCGTGGCGTGTATGGGTCTGGCACGTCTGCTCCGCCTCCAGTAGCCCTGATTTCCGGTGGAGAAGCTACCGTCACACTCGGCCTACATCCGGGCGTCGGTGGGCGAAATCAGGAATTTGCGTTGACCCTGCTGCTGGAATTGGAAGGCCGGAACCGGAATCTCTGGGGCTTGTCGGCAGGTTCGGACGGGATAGACGGGGCGTCTGCCGCAGCCGGGGCTTTCCTCAGCCCAGACAGCCTTCAGCGGGCGCGGGCGCTGGGCCTCAATCCTGCCGTCGCCCTGTACCGTCACGATTCCGGCTCCTTCTTCTCCGCTCTGGGCGACGCCCTGAACACTGGCCCTACTGGACAAAACTTGAATGACTTGCGCGTGCTGCTGGCTCTCTAG
- a CDS encoding xanthine dehydrogenase small subunit, with protein sequence MPKLHTLELTINGRPQTAPDVRPHTTLLNWLRDQGLTGCKEGCAEGECGACAVLVARPDEHGGTRLESVNACLVLMGSLAGQEVVTAEGLGRPGVLHPVQHELAVRGGSQCGYCTPGFVVSMAAEYYRPERAAGDAHHGPNGFDIHALSGNLCRCTGYRPIQDAAYALAPPAEADALAQRRTQAPPMPQPTHLSSPDGDFHRPATLAEAVALLAAHPDAKVLAGGTDWGVEVNLRHARAGVTIAVDRLPELRTLTGTDHYVELGAGLNLSELERRLGDQIPLLREWFPHFASRLIRNSATLGGNLGTASPIGDSPPVLLALDAGVVVVGPDGEREVPLADYFTGYRQTVRLPGELIRAVRIPLPLAPIAGFFKIAKRRFDDISSVAVGIALELEGQTVRRVRIGLGGVAATPIRGLKAEAALTGQIWNEQNVRQAAKLLGTEGTPLDDHRASAAYRAAMLEQTLLKFYFERTAQRQEVPV encoded by the coding sequence ATGCCCAAACTGCATACTCTAGAATTGACCATCAACGGGCGGCCCCAGACCGCGCCGGATGTGCGCCCACACACTACCTTGCTGAACTGGCTGCGCGATCAGGGTTTAACGGGCTGCAAAGAAGGCTGCGCGGAGGGCGAGTGCGGGGCCTGCGCGGTGCTGGTGGCGCGGCCTGACGAACACGGCGGCACGCGGCTGGAATCGGTGAATGCCTGCCTTGTCCTGATGGGGAGTCTGGCAGGGCAGGAAGTGGTGACGGCGGAAGGGCTGGGGCGTCCGGGTGTGCTTCATCCCGTGCAGCACGAGTTAGCGGTGCGCGGTGGCTCGCAATGTGGCTACTGCACCCCCGGCTTTGTGGTCAGCATGGCCGCCGAATATTACCGGCCAGAACGCGCTGCGGGTGACGCACATCACGGCCCGAATGGATTCGACATTCATGCGCTGAGTGGGAACCTCTGCCGCTGCACCGGCTACCGCCCCATTCAGGACGCGGCTTACGCCCTCGCTCCGCCCGCTGAGGCCGACGCACTCGCCCAGCGCCGTACCCAAGCGCCGCCCATGCCCCAGCCCACGCATCTCAGCAGCCCAGACGGCGACTTTCACCGCCCCGCTACTTTGGCCGAAGCTGTGGCGTTGCTGGCCGCTCACCCCGACGCCAAAGTGCTAGCGGGCGGCACCGATTGGGGTGTGGAGGTGAATTTGCGCCATGCCCGCGCAGGCGTGACCATCGCGGTAGACAGGCTGCCGGAACTCCGCACGCTGACCGGTACCGACCACTATGTAGAACTTGGCGCGGGCCTGAACCTGTCGGAACTGGAGCGGCGCCTGGGCGACCAGATTCCGCTGCTGCGCGAGTGGTTTCCGCACTTTGCCTCGCGCCTGATCCGCAACAGTGCCACGCTGGGCGGCAATCTGGGCACTGCTTCGCCCATCGGAGACAGCCCGCCCGTGCTGCTGGCGCTGGATGCGGGCGTGGTAGTGGTGGGGCCAGATGGTGAACGCGAAGTGCCGCTGGCCGACTATTTCACGGGTTACCGCCAGACGGTGCGTCTTCCTGGCGAACTGATCCGCGCCGTCCGAATTCCGCTACCACTTGCACCTATCGCGGGTTTTTTCAAGATTGCCAAACGCCGCTTCGACGATATTTCCAGTGTGGCGGTAGGGATTGCGCTGGAACTGGAAGGCCAAACGGTGCGCCGTGTTCGCATCGGCTTGGGTGGAGTGGCCGCCACGCCCATTCGCGGACTGAAGGCTGAAGCTGCGCTGACTGGTCAAATCTGGAACGAACAAAATGTGCGCCAAGCCGCCAAACTCCTCGGCACCGAGGGCACGCCGCTGGACGATCACCGCGCTTCGGCCGCTTACCGCGCCGCCATGCTGGAGCAGACCTTGCTGAAGTTCTACTTTGAACGAACGGCGCAGCGTCAGGAGGTGCCTGTATGA
- a CDS encoding TerD family protein, giving the protein MAISLQKGQQISLAKEAGPSLGVVRMGLGWDAIKKKGFMGFGGGQVAVDLDANALLFDAQGNLVDAVWFRQLQSKDGSINHSGDNRTGAGDGDDETITVDLARLPASVVTVIFSVNNYTGQDFNQVENAYCRLVNTQGEKEIARYNLSAQGGHSAMILASLKRQGNDWTMTAIGTTSRGRTYNDNLPDMKPYL; this is encoded by the coding sequence ATGGCTATTTCACTGCAAAAAGGGCAACAGATCAGTCTGGCCAAAGAAGCTGGCCCCTCGCTGGGCGTGGTTCGCATGGGTCTCGGCTGGGACGCCATCAAGAAGAAGGGCTTTATGGGCTTTGGCGGTGGGCAAGTCGCCGTTGACCTGGACGCCAATGCCCTCCTGTTCGACGCTCAGGGCAATCTGGTGGACGCCGTGTGGTTCCGGCAACTGCAAAGCAAAGACGGCAGTATTAACCACAGCGGAGACAACCGCACAGGAGCGGGCGACGGCGACGACGAGACCATTACAGTGGATTTGGCCCGCCTGCCCGCCAGCGTTGTGACCGTCATTTTTAGCGTCAACAACTACACTGGGCAGGATTTCAATCAGGTCGAAAACGCCTACTGCCGCCTCGTGAATACGCAGGGCGAAAAAGAAATCGCCCGCTATAACCTGTCGGCGCAGGGCGGCCACAGCGCTATGATTCTGGCGAGCCTGAAACGTCAGGGCAACGACTGGACGATGACGGCCATCGGCACAACCTCACGTGGGCGCACCTACAACGACAACTTGCCCGATATGAAGCCTTACCTGTAA